A genomic stretch from Methanobrevibacter sp. includes:
- a CDS encoding restriction endonuclease, translating into MEKPQLINFIAKVMEDSGFKVYKNFKTSQKVIDIYAILPTTIGDFGVVVACKNYDKDFRIGVDVLREMEEVQQSIKASKVTIVSSSYFSDQAKNYALRKNIKLVDRDNLLELAKRYQDRTSQTTLDNTPYDGGASQYIEEEYPEYTYDASDMEYLMSRRDSNPAVYKNTLYRQIDEDRQSGFSSILNRGGSKSSRGSLTSGVTNLYNYESRKNAFGEGSLLNKLIKNPIVLIILVVAVSYIISYVAGNLLKVDAGISGLVEMIVALLLSYGLSLYTDRNRDFIVKGTFIFFISLIILIILIFV; encoded by the coding sequence TTGGAAAAACCACAATTAATTAATTTTATAGCTAAAGTAATGGAGGACTCTGGTTTTAAAGTTTATAAGAATTTTAAAACATCTCAGAAAGTTATAGATATATATGCTATTTTACCTACTACTATTGGTGATTTTGGTGTTGTTGTAGCATGTAAAAACTATGATAAGGATTTTAGAATTGGAGTCGATGTATTAAGAGAAATGGAAGAAGTTCAACAAAGTATTAAAGCTTCTAAAGTTACTATTGTTTCTTCATCTTATTTTTCAGATCAAGCAAAGAACTATGCTCTTCGTAAAAACATTAAATTAGTTGATAGGGATAATTTACTTGAACTTGCTAAAAGATATCAAGATAGAACTTCTCAGACTACATTGGACAATACTCCTTATGATGGAGGAGCATCCCAATATATTGAAGAAGAATACCCTGAATATACTTACGATGCTTCAGATATGGAATATTTAATGAGCAGAAGAGATAGCAATCCTGCTGTTTATAAAAATACATTATATAGGCAAATTGATGAAGATAGACAATCTGGATTTTCATCTATCTTAAACAGAGGCGGTTCAAAATCAAGTCGTGGCAGTTTGACTAGTGGTGTAACTAACTTGTATAATTATGAATCTAGAAAAAATGCTTTCGGTGAAGGTTCATTATTGAATAAATTAATTAAAAATCCAATAGTTTTAATTATTTTAGTTGTAGCAGTTTCATATATTATTTCATATGTTGCAGGAAATCTACTAAAAGTAGATGCTGGAATAAGTGGATTAGTAGAGATGATTGTGGCATTGCTCCTTTCATATGGTTTATCTCTCTACACAGATAGAAATAGAGATTTCATAGTTAAAGGAACATTCATATTCTTTATTTCATTAATTATCTTAATTATATTAATTTTTGTTTAA